A segment of the Streptomyces pactum genome:
GTCCTGCGCCACCTCCTCCCGGGCTCCGCCCGCCGCCGTCACCACCATGGTGTGCGCGTCCCCGATCCGGGCGCTGCCCGCCTCGCAGACGGCCTCGCAGCGCACCTCGTAGCCGAAGCCGCAGTTGACGAAGATCTCCACGTCGACCAGCGCGCCGCCCTCGGTCTCGAAGAGCACGAACTGCGGATCGAGCAGACCGTCCGGGGCGCCCGCCGACGGACGCGGCCGGAGCACGGTCACCGCGGTCAGCTCCCGCCCGAGCAGCCAGCGGGCCGCGTCGATCTCGTGCGAGACGGAGCTGGTGACCAGCATCGCGGACGTGAAGTGCGGCGGAGAGGACACGTTGCGGTGCACGCAGTGCAGCATCAGGGGCCGGCCCAGCCGACCGCCGTCCAGCAGCGACTTCAGCCGCCGGTACTCGGCGTCGTACCGCCGCATGAACCCGACCTGCGCCAGCCTCCGGCCCAGCCGCGCCTCCGCCTCCACGACGCGCAGCGCGCCCGCGGAGTCCGGCACCATCGGCTTCTCGCACAGCACCGGCAGCCCGCGCGCGAACGCCGCCAGCAGCGTCTCCTCGTGCGCCTCGCCCGGCGAGGCGATCAGCACGGCCTCGACGCCCGGCGCGTCGAGCGCGGCTTCGACGTCCGTGTGCACGGCGACCCCGTCGATGCCGCCCACGGCGTCCTTCGCCCGCTCGGCGTCGGGGTCCGCCACGGCCGCGACCCTGGCGCCGTTCACCACCCGGTCGAGGCGTCGTACGTGATCGGCGCCCATGTGCCCCGCGCCCAGGACCGCCACACCCAGAAGTTCGCTCACGCTCCGCCGGCTCCTTCCCCGTCCGCCGCACACCCGCCGAGGAGCGGGTACGTGTACCGCGAACAGGGTTTCACGGTCGTCAAGAGGAGCGGAGCCTGACGGGGCGCGGGGGCGGGCGTCAGTACCGCAGCACCCCCGCGATCCCGTCCGCCTCCCCGAGCGCGCCGTCCGGTACGAAGCGGACGTCGGCGCCGGTCTCCAGGCACTGCTCGACGATCTCGTCCACGATGTCCTCGCGGGCGTCGAGGTCACCGCCGTCCGCGGGGAGAAGGTGCTCGCCGTCGTCGCGCATCGCCACTTTGAAATTCTCCTCGACGGCCAGCAGCCGGACCCGGCCGGTGCGGGCGCTCTCCCACAACTCGTCGACGCCGGCCGCGAAGTCCTTGCGCCCGCGGGCCGCGTCCAACTCCCTGGCCACCGCCTCGACGGAGCCCCGGGCCTCGTCGTCGAGCACCGGCCGCACGGCCTGCCACACGGCCTCGGCCGTGCCGTGCGCGAGGCCCCCGTGCGGGACGAGCACCGCGTCGCGCACGGTGCTGCCGGTCTCCTCCAGCAGGGACAGCGCGGGCTGCGGGCCGGTGACGTACAGCGGCCGGGGGTGCTCGCGCAGCACCCGGCCCATCGCGGTGTCCGCGTCGCGCAGGAACCGTCGGGTGGTCTCGTCCCGGAAGGTGCTCGGCGCGTCCCCGATCCGCTCCTGGCGTTCGGGGTCGAAGTCCAGGGGCGGCCGGCGCGTCGGGAATCCGCCGGTACGCTCCTCGACGACCCGGCCGGCGCCACCGCTCCACAGCGTGACGCGGTCGGCGGCGACCGACAGCACCCAGAACGGCCGCTCGGCGGCCTGGGCGGCGACGAGGTTGCGGGTCAGGAAGGTGTCCGAGAGGACCACGCGCTCGGGGACGGAACGGGCGAGCGTCCAGACCTGGTGTTCACCCGGCGCGGCGAAGAGCGCCAGGCCGTCCTCGGCGTGCGTCAGATCGACCTCGGCGAGGGCCCGGTCGAGTTCCCGGGACACCTGCATACGCCGTTCGCGGGTGACCGCGGGATCGTCCTCGAGCTTCTTCTTGGCCTCGGCGACCGCGTTGCGCAGCCGGACGGAGTCCTGGGCGTTGTCCGGTTCGCGGCGGTGCGTCGGCGTCAGCACGGACACGGCCGGGTAGGGGCGGGGGCGCCGCAGTTCGGCGAGGGTGGCGGGACTCAGATCGTGCTCCATGTCAGCACGATAGGACCGATAGGCGTTTCGGGCATTCGGAGCAATTCCGCTCACGGTTCCGGCGTGCGGCTCGATCCGCCCGGTCCGGGCCCTTTGGATCAGCCGTCGTCCTGGGAGGTCCGGGAGGCCTCGGAGCCGCAGGAGCTGCCGTCGGGCGGCAGGGAGCCGTACAGCAGGAAGTCGTCGACCTTGCGGTGCACGCACTCGGATGACGCGTAGCCGGTGTGCCCCTCGCCCTTGTTGTCGAGGACCACCGCCGCGGGGCCGAGCCGCTCGGCCGTCTCCACCGTCCAGCGGTACGGCGTGGCCGGGTCGCCCCGGGTGCCGACGAGAAGCATCTCGGAGGTGTCGAGGTCCTTCACGTCGTCCCGGATGTAGTCGGTGCCCTTCGGGCGGCCGTAGCACATCAGCACCTGGGTGAGCCGGTACCGGCCGAAGACCGGCGAGGCCTCCTCGTACCGCGCGCGCAGCCGTCCCAGGGACCCGGCGACCTGGTCGGCGGTGGGGCGGTCCGGGTCGTCGGCGCAGTTGATCGCCATCAGGGCGGCCGGCAGGTTGTCCATCGGGACGTCCTGCGGGTCGGTGAGGCCGCCACCGGTGTCCGCGGGGCCCCGCGCGCGGACCGGGAAGGTGACGCCACCGGAGACGAAGCCCTCCAGGCCGCGGGTGTCACCGTCCTCGAGGAGCTGCCCGAGCGCCCGCTCCAGCAAGGGCCACAGCTCCTCGCTGTAGAGGGCCTGACCGATGGCGCCCACCATGTCCTGTCCGGTGAAGGGTTCGCCGAATCCCGTCGGTACCGGGTCCGCGTCGAGCGAGGCGATGACCTGTTCGACCTGGCGCCGGGCTTGGCGGGCGTCCTGTCCGAACGGGCAGGCGATGTCCTCCACGCACCAGTCGAGGAAGTTCTCCAGCGCGGTCTGCTGGCCCCGGGCACCGGCCAGCCCCTGCTCGGCCAGCGGTTCGGTCAGCGTGTCCACGCCGTCCAGCACCATCCGGCCGACCTTGTCCGGGAACTGGGCGGCGTACACCGCGCCCAGCCGGGTGCCGTAGGAGAAGCCGAGGTAGTTGAGCCGGTCGTCGCCGAGGGCCCGGCGCATCACGTCCATGTCGCGTGCCGCGTTCACCGTGCCTATGTGGGGCAGCACCGGCCCGGAGTGCTCCGCGCACTCGGCCGCCGCGTCCCGCAGGCGCCGGAGCACGTCCTGCGGGTCGGTGAGCGTCTCGTCCCCGTCCGTCGCCTCCATGATGTCCAGCGTGGCCGGACCGCAGGTGACCGGCGAGGACCGGCCGACGCCGCGGGGGTCGAAGGTCACCACGTCGTAGCCGTTGGTCAGGTGCATGAAGTCCTTGCCGCCGGCGGAGAGTTCGCTGACGCCGGAGCCGCCCGGACCGCCGAAGTTCAGCAGCACCGAGCCCCGCGAGTCACCGGTCGCCCGGTACCGGGCGAGGGCCAGGTCGAGCGTGCCGGCCTTGGGCCGGTCGTAGTCGAGGGGGACGGTGACCTTCCCGCACTGCAGGTCTTGTGGAACCTCCATGCCCTCGCACGCCGACCAGGTGATCTTCTGGTCGTAGAACCGGGACAGGGCGGGCTCGGTGTCCCGTGCGGTCGCGGCGGGCAGCCCCGCGCCCAGCAGGGCCAGGCCGAGCGCTCCGGTGACCGCGCGGCGCCGGACCGAGGGCCGAGTCGACAGCTTGGCCAGCATCGATGCCTCCCGGGCGCCCCGTCGCGGACCGGTGGTCGGCGCCCTCGATCACCATAAGCGGGCCCCGCGCACCTCGCCTCCGGGCGGTGTCCCCGGTCGCATGGAGGGCTTCGGGAGGGGGCGTACGGACGCTTTGCCGCTCGTTCGACGAAACGGCCACTCGATGGAGTGAAAGACCTATAAGCCATAACTCGGATGGTGCGCCCGCGTTCTTACCGGTGCGGGCGAGCGCCCGTGACCATGTCTGGAAGGCAGGGAACCTCATGAGAAGGGTTACCCGAAACGGTGTGTTCGCCCTCGCGGCCTCCGGCGCGCTGGCCGTGACGATGCCGGCGTACGCGGCCTTCGCGTCCGACGGCGCCGCCGCCGACGGTTCCGCGGCCGGATCGCCCGGGCTGATCTCGGGCAACACCGTCCAGCTTCCGGTGGACGTGCCGGTCAACGTCTGCGGGAACACGGTGAACGTGGTGGGGCTCCTCAACCCGGCCGCGGGCAACCGCTGCGCCAACACCGGGGAGACCGGTACGGCGGACAAGGGGACGGGCACTTCCGCCGGCAGCGGTTCGTCCGGCACCGGTTCGTCCGGGGGCGCGATCGCCGAGGGCGGCGGCGGGGATTCACCCGGCGTGCTCTCCGGCAACGGCGTGCAGGTGCCGGTCCACCTCCCGGTGAACGTCACCGGCAACAGCGTCAACGTCGTCGGCATCGGGAACCCGGCCGTCGGCAACGAGGCGACGAACACCTCCGGCGACCGCCCGGAGTCCGAGCGGCCCCCCGCGAAGCCGGAGCCGTCCGCACCGCAAGAGGAGCGTGCCCGGCCGAACCCGGTCCCGCACGCCGCCCCGCCGCAGGCGCCGGCCTCCCTCGCCCACACCGGTGCGGACCGGACCCTGCCCGCCCTCGCGGGCGGCGCGGCACTCGTGCTGGGCGGGGCCGTCCTCTACCGGCGGTTCCGGCCGGGGGCCGGGAGCTGACCGACGGCGGATGGCCCTCCGGGACGCCGAACGGCACGTCGCCGGGTCGCCGGGGGCCACCGGTGACGCCCACGGGCATCCCCCGCGGCACCCGGTGACCCTGCCGGCTGCCCTTCCGCTCAGGCCCGCCCCTGGTGGAACCGCCGGTGCAAGGCGCGGATCTCCTCGGTCAGTTCCGGCACCGGACCCGCCACGGGCACGCCGGGCGCCACCTCCGGCACCGCCAGTGGGCGTACCGGCGGTGCCGGGACGCCCAGCTCCGCCAGCCAACCGCCGAGCTGCTCCGACGAGGCGACGTACACGATGCGTCCCAGGCCCACCCAGGCGTGCGCGGCGGCGCACATCGGGCAGTGCTCGCCGGACGTGTACACCGTGGCGGCGGCCCGCTCCTCGGGGGTGAGGTGGGCGGCGGACCAGCGGGCCAGCTCGAACTCGGGGTGGCGGGTGCGGTCGCCGGAGGCCACCCGGTTGTGGTCCTCGGCCAGGACCGTGCCGTCCGCGCCGACCAGGACCGACCCGAACGGCTCGTCACCCGCCTCCAGTGCCTCGGCCGCCAGCTCCACGCAGCGGCGCAGGTACGGCAGTTCGGCGTCCTTCACGACCATGTCCCAGGTCCCTCCTCGTCCCGTGCTCCTCATCGGCAGCCTACGTCTGGCGGCGTCCGGTGAGGACACTCCTTGCTATGGGCAATCGCTCCAGTTACAGTCTCTAACTAACGCGAGTTGTCATAGCAGATCCCTCGTCGACTACGGCGCCGAGGGGCCGAGAAAAGAGGATCACCATGTCCGCCGCCACCCCGCAGCCGCACGCCACGCACACCGTCCTCGGGGCCGGCCCCGCCGGTACCGGGCTGGCCCGTGAACTGGTCCGCAGAGGCCACCCCGTCCGTCTCGTCGACCGGCGTGGCGAGGGCCCCGGCGCGGCGGGTGTCGAACGGTTCGCCGCCGACGTGAGCACGGCCGACGGTGCCCGCGCCGCCATAGGTGACGCCACCGTCGTGTACCACTGCGTCAACGTCGGCTACCACCTCCAGGCAGAGGTGATGCCGCGTGTCCAGGAAGCCGTCCTGGCGGCCGTCGAGGCGACCGGGGCCCGGCTGGTCGTACTCGACACGCTCTACCCGTACGGCGAGACCGGGGGAGCGGTGATGACCGAGGACAGCCCCTGGCAGGCGACCAGCCGCAAGGGCCGGATGCGCGCCGAGCTCGACGAGCGCTACCTCGCCGCACACCGGGCCGGCCGGGCTCGGGTGGTCCTCGGCCGCAGCGCCGACTTCGTCGGTCCCGGGGTGCTCAACTCGTCCCTCGGTGCCACCGTCTTCCCGGGCGCGCTCACCGGCGGGGAGGTCGCGGGCCTCGGCGACATCGACCTGCCGCACAGCTACACGTACATCGGGGACGTGGCGGCCGGCCTCGCGACACTCGGTGAGCGACCGGAGGGCGACGGCCGTGTCTGGCACCTGCCCACCGCGCCCGCCGTCAGCACGCGCGAGATACTCACGATGATCGAGAAGCGCGTGGGCCGGCCGTTCGGCATCACGGTGCTCGCCGAGCCCCGCCCCTTCGGCCCCTTCGACGAGCGGTTCATGGCCGAGTACGCGGAGATGTTCTACCAGCACACGGAGCCCCAGATCATGGACTCCAGCGCCTTCGAGCGGTCCTTCGGGATGGCTCCGAAGCCGCTCGCGGACACCGTGGACGCCACCGTGACCTGGTACGAGGAGTGGCTCCGGAGCCGGTGACGGCCGTACTGGTCCGGCCGCTGCGGGCGGGCGGGCCCGGTCCGCCGGAGGTCCCGGGCGTGCGCGGACCGGTCCGCGAGGGCGGGCCGGTCCGTGCTCTTCCCTTCCCGTGCGTCTAGGGCTTGCGCATGCTCTTCGCCGCCGTAGCGGCGCACACCGTCCCCAGGGCCAGGGTCAGGGCGCCGATGATGATGTTGTTCCAGATGACGCCGGCGTCCGGGTTCGTGCCGACGATCCACGGCGAGATGATCATCCAGATGCCCATCGCGCACATCGCCCCGCTGAGGCCGTACATGCGTTCCGGGGCACGAGTGAAGCCGAGGGCCAGCAGACCGATGGCGATGCCTATGATCAGGTTGTGGGCCACCAGTGCGGGCTGGCTCGTGGTGAAGTGGAGTATCCACGGTGACACGGCGCAGTAGAGGCCGAGCAGGAACACCGGCCCGTCCACGAGTGCCACGTCCCGGCCGCCGCCGAGCATGCGGGCGTAGCGTGCCTGCATCTCCGGGGCGTCGGGGTGGCTGGAGAGGTCACCTCGGGTGTGCGAGACGTTGGCCATGAGTCGTCTCCTTTGACTTACCGGGCCTTGACCGCGTCTGGTGCGGTGTGCGGTAACGCCGCATACGTCCATTCTGCTCTTATTTCTCCCTTATGTGTAGTCGTGGGCGGGCGGGACATGTCCACGACTATCGCGGGCAGACGCTCCGGCAGGAGAGCACGGACGGACGCGGGGGCAGTGGAGGTGGCCGACGCCATGGACGCGAAGGTGCTGGAGCGATTTCCGGCGGGGTCGCCGCGCGGTTCGTGGCCGGCGGAGGAGTACGCCGCACGCCGTCGTGCGCAGGGTGAGCCCGCGACCGTCGTGATGGACCTGCGGTCGGACGCCTTCCTGGTCGTCGTGCCGGCCCGCGACGAGGACTGAACAGGGGCCCGGGAGCGCGCGGTTGCCCGTCTTCCCTGCCGGCCCACCGGAGAGACGGTGCCGCCGCTCGCCACCGGGGGTGCACCGCCCGTGACCGGTGGCCGTCGACCACATGCCCCGCCCGGTGCCGAACTCCGAGGGCGCGGCGCACATCCCGCCGGGCCGGTCCACCTGCCGCCCCTCGCCGCCGAGCGGCTGCGGCCTCAGCCGGCGCAGGCGCGGGAAGGCGACGGCGCACCATTGCCGTCCGCGGTACGGAACGAGGCCAGCGCGGCCAGGTGGGCCTGGCGCACCGGCGCCGTCTGGCCCTGAACCAGCAGGAACATCCCCTCTCGCGCGAGCCGTTGGGCCGGGCTGTCGAGACTCGTCGCGCGTCCGCCTCCGGCCACGACCGCCGCCGTCGTGGCCGCCCGCATGAGGTCGTACGCCCGCGTCCGCATCGCCAGCCGTTCCTCGACCCGTCCTCGCGGGACGGGACGGTCGGCGAGCGCGTATGCCCGCGTCCTGACCTCGTCGAGCCGGCCACGCAGCGAGCGCGCCGCCTCCTGCTCGTCCGCCGTGTCGCCGAGCAGGTCCAGCGCGGCGGACGCGACGCCGAAGACGGCCGGCGAGGTGTTGGCGCTGCGGGGCACGTCGACCCGGGCGAACTCCTCGCGCGGCGTACGCAGCACCACGGAATCCTCCGGCACCCGCAGGCCGTCCAGCACCAGGGACACCGTGCGGGCGGCCGTCAGCGCCGCGAGCCGCATGGGCGGTGACGGACGCAGCCCCGGCTGCTCACGGGCGTCGGTGACGGCGAACACCACCTCGTCCGCCTCGGTCACGCCCGCGAGCAGCATCACGTCGTTGAGGCCCCAGCCGGTGTACCAGGGCACGGTGCCGTCGAAGCGCAGGCCGCCGCGCTCGGCGGTGGCGCGCACCGGGACCCGGGGGAAGGCGCGGACGTGCGCGTAGGCGATGCCTGCCAGCAGCTCGCCGGTCGCGAGCGGGCGCAACAGGCGTTCGCGGGCGGGGAGTCCGGGCTCCGCCTTCGCCAGCAGCCGTACCGGCGTGTGGTGCTGGGTCTGCACGAACCAGGTGGAGCAGCACGCCCCGGCCAGGATCTCCGCGACCTCCCGGGCCACCGGGTCCGGGGCGCCGGCCCCGCCGTACTCCCCGGGAG
Coding sequences within it:
- a CDS encoding acyl-CoA dehydrogenase family protein; the encoded protein is MTTTTPHPLVTEARRLADGLLAPSAQRVDQNGVPASHIEAVRRSGLLGVSAPGEYGGAGAPDPVAREVAEILAGACCSTWFVQTQHHTPVRLLAKAEPGLPARERLLRPLATGELLAGIAYAHVRAFPRVPVRATAERGGLRFDGTVPWYTGWGLNDVMLLAGVTEADEVVFAVTDAREQPGLRPSPPMRLAALTAARTVSLVLDGLRVPEDSVVLRTPREEFARVDVPRSANTSPAVFGVASAALDLLGDTADEQEAARSLRGRLDEVRTRAYALADRPVPRGRVEERLAMRTRAYDLMRAATTAAVVAGGGRATSLDSPAQRLAREGMFLLVQGQTAPVRQAHLAALASFRTADGNGAPSPSRACAG
- a CDS encoding alpha/beta hydrolase; translated protein: MLAKLSTRPSVRRRAVTGALGLALLGAGLPAATARDTEPALSRFYDQKITWSACEGMEVPQDLQCGKVTVPLDYDRPKAGTLDLALARYRATGDSRGSVLLNFGGPGGSGVSELSAGGKDFMHLTNGYDVVTFDPRGVGRSSPVTCGPATLDIMEATDGDETLTDPQDVLRRLRDAAAECAEHSGPVLPHIGTVNAARDMDVMRRALGDDRLNYLGFSYGTRLGAVYAAQFPDKVGRMVLDGVDTLTEPLAEQGLAGARGQQTALENFLDWCVEDIACPFGQDARQARRQVEQVIASLDADPVPTGFGEPFTGQDMVGAIGQALYSEELWPLLERALGQLLEDGDTRGLEGFVSGGVTFPVRARGPADTGGGLTDPQDVPMDNLPAALMAINCADDPDRPTADQVAGSLGRLRARYEEASPVFGRYRLTQVLMCYGRPKGTDYIRDDVKDLDTSEMLLVGTRGDPATPYRWTVETAERLGPAAVVLDNKGEGHTGYASSECVHRKVDDFLLYGSLPPDGSSCGSEASRTSQDDG
- a CDS encoding SPW repeat protein, translating into MANVSHTRGDLSSHPDAPEMQARYARMLGGGRDVALVDGPVFLLGLYCAVSPWILHFTTSQPALVAHNLIIGIAIGLLALGFTRAPERMYGLSGAMCAMGIWMIISPWIVGTNPDAGVIWNNIIIGALTLALGTVCAATAAKSMRKP
- a CDS encoding SDR family oxidoreductase, translated to MSAATPQPHATHTVLGAGPAGTGLARELVRRGHPVRLVDRRGEGPGAAGVERFAADVSTADGARAAIGDATVVYHCVNVGYHLQAEVMPRVQEAVLAAVEATGARLVVLDTLYPYGETGGAVMTEDSPWQATSRKGRMRAELDERYLAAHRAGRARVVLGRSADFVGPGVLNSSLGATVFPGALTGGEVAGLGDIDLPHSYTYIGDVAAGLATLGERPEGDGRVWHLPTAPAVSTREILTMIEKRVGRPFGITVLAEPRPFGPFDERFMAEYAEMFYQHTEPQIMDSSAFERSFGMAPKPLADTVDATVTWYEEWLRSR
- a CDS encoding Gfo/Idh/MocA family protein; protein product: MSELLGVAVLGAGHMGADHVRRLDRVVNGARVAAVADPDAERAKDAVGGIDGVAVHTDVEAALDAPGVEAVLIASPGEAHEETLLAAFARGLPVLCEKPMVPDSAGALRVVEAEARLGRRLAQVGFMRRYDAEYRRLKSLLDGGRLGRPLMLHCVHRNVSSPPHFTSAMLVTSSVSHEIDAARWLLGRELTAVTVLRPRPSAGAPDGLLDPQFVLFETEGGALVDVEIFVNCGFGYEVRCEAVCEAGSARIGDAHTMVVTAAGGAREEVAQDYLVRFADAYDREVQSWVDATRRGRVTGPGTWDGYAAAAVAEAGVRALETGARTPIALAPRPAPPDLS
- a CDS encoding nucleoside deaminase encodes the protein MVVKDAELPYLRRCVELAAEALEAGDEPFGSVLVGADGTVLAEDHNRVASGDRTRHPEFELARWSAAHLTPEERAAATVYTSGEHCPMCAAAHAWVGLGRIVYVASSEQLGGWLAELGVPAPPVRPLAVPEVAPGVPVAGPVPELTEEIRALHRRFHQGRA
- a CDS encoding chaplin → MRRVTRNGVFALAASGALAVTMPAYAAFASDGAAADGSAAGSPGLISGNTVQLPVDVPVNVCGNTVNVVGLLNPAAGNRCANTGETGTADKGTGTSAGSGSSGTGSSGGAIAEGGGGDSPGVLSGNGVQVPVHLPVNVTGNSVNVVGIGNPAVGNEATNTSGDRPESERPPAKPEPSAPQEERARPNPVPHAAPPQAPASLAHTGADRTLPALAGGAALVLGGAVLYRRFRPGAGS